Genomic segment of candidate division KSB1 bacterium:
GTTGCCCAGGCTGGGGATTGGCCGCAATGGCGCGGGCCAAATCACAACGGTGTGACCCATGAAACGCTGGCCCTGACAACAGATTCGAAATTACAGATTCGATGGAAAAAATCTCTGGGTATCGGCGGCTACTCGAGTGTGGTCGTTGCCGAGGGTCGTGCCTACACGACCTTTTCCGACAGCAAAAGCGACTACGCAATCTGCTTCGATGCGGAAAGCGGAGATGAAATTTGGCGTTTTAGAATTGACGATTCCCGGCCCGCACGCGGCAATGCAGATATAGGTCCGCTGGCGACGCCGGTTGTCTCGGGAGATATGGTTTATGCTGTTAGTGCGCGCGGTAGCTTCCATGCGCTTACGGTCGCACAGGGCAAGATGGTTTGGAAAACGCATCTGCAGCGAGACCAGGGTGGAAGCATTCCTGGACACGGATTCACATCCTCGCCGGTTGTAGCGGGGAATGCAGTGCTTGTCCAGGTTGGTGGCAAAAGCAGGAATTCACTCATTAGCTTTGACGCAAAGACCGGTAAAATTAATTGGGGTGTTTTTCTGGACGCGATGGAGTACTCCTCGCCCTCATTGGGTGGGCTTGCCGGCCAAGAGCAATTGCTGATTCGCACCGATAGACATTCGTATGGTCTGGACCCCGTGACCGGGCAGGTACTCTGGAATCACTCTCAATATCTGGGTCAGCAGAGTTTTGCCACACCGATCGCAATCGAAAAGGAATATGTGTTCATCGCAGGATTCGACAGGAGTTTATTGTTGAAGATATCAGAAAACCAAGGCAATCTCAGCTCCGAAGAAGTCTGGCAGAGCCGTGACCTGCGGGGCAATTTCAGCGA
This window contains:
- a CDS encoding PQQ-binding-like beta-propeller repeat protein, whose protein sequence is MTLFKICLVSMIFFSVAQAGDWPQWRGPNHNGVTHETLALTTDSKLQIRWKKSLGIGGYSSVVVAEGRAYTTFSDSKSDYAICFDAESGDEIWRFRIDDSRPARGNADIGPLATPVVSGDMVYAVSARGSFHALTVAQGKMVWKTHLQRDQGGSIPGHGFTSSPVVAGNAVLVQVGGKSRNSLISFDAKTGKINWGVFLDAMEYSSPSLGGLAGQEQLLIRTDRHSYGLDPVTGQVLWNHSQYLGQQSFATPIAIEKEYVFIAGFDRSLLLKISENQGNLSSEEVWQSRDLRGNFSEPVYYNGHLYGYNAAFLTCVDGLSGKSLWKSRRPGDGSLILVDDKLMVLAGDGKLTIVKASPRAYEEIQSIRILSGRCVTPVSFANGKIYARSLREIVCVQAR